A part of Octopus sinensis linkage group LG7, ASM634580v1, whole genome shotgun sequence genomic DNA contains:
- the LOC115213858 gene encoding gamma-interferon-inducible lysosomal thiol reductase, whose translation MAFLPLNMMIAFISLIMLAGNLMSETFPTDCNVPPSVWCSSQEIADKCKVLNQCAAWKSRNQLVNFTLYYEALCPDCQNFIIKQLFPTFIKLKSIINLGLVPYGNAYEQKDGKSWKFTCQHGAEECSVNILETCAIHVLEDPNIYVKFIYDLETCMFKIQKPEKCVKMVMKHISKRDNLIACANGTTGIYLEHQMALKTNALPLPPMYVPWVTLNGVHSEHIQRKAENNLTDLICETYQGKDKEKYCPGRVIS comes from the exons ATGGCTTTCCTTCCACTTAACATGATGATAGCTTTTATCAGTCTAATAATGCTAGCTGGTAATCTGATGTCGGAGACATTTCCAACGGACTGCAATGTGCCGCCCAGTGTTTGGTGTTCTTCGCAAGAGATAGCCGACAAATGTAAA gTATTGAATCAATGTGCAGCGTGGAAGTCTCGTAATCAACTCGTTAATTTTACTCTCTATTATGAAGCCCTCTGTCCTGATTGCCAAAACTTCATCATTAAGCAGTTGTTTCCTACTTTCATAAAACTTAAATCAATTATCAACCTTGGCTTGGTGCCATATGGAAATGCTTAT gagcAGAAGGATGGTAAAAGTTGGAAATTCACTTGTCAGCATGGTGCTGAGGAATGCTCAGTGAATATTTTAGAG ACCTGTGCAATACACGTTTTAGAAGACCCTAACATTTATGTAaagtttatttatgatttggaaACATGCATGTTTAAAATTCAAAAgccagaaaaatgtgtaaaaatg GTTATGAAACACATAAGTAAAAGAGATAACCTGATTGCATGTGCTAATGGAACAACTGGAATCTATTTAGAACACCAAATGGCATTGAAAACTAATGCTTTGCCTCTTCCACCCATGTATGTTCCTTGGGTCACTCTTAATGGTGTTCATTCAGAACATAtacaaagaaaagcagaaaataatTTGACAGATTTGATCTGTGAAACATACCAA GGCAAGGACAAGGAAAAGTACTGCCCTGGTAGAGTTATCAgctga